A window of Candidatus Aminicenantes bacterium genomic DNA:
CGTGATGCCCAGGGCGATGAGTTTCTTCAGTTTTTCCTGCCTGACGGCAAATTGTTCTTCCATGAACGACCTCATTCATCCATGATTTTTTTGTTTTTCCTGACGACGACTCCCAGGAAGCGCTCGACGCGGTTGAAAACGACGCTCTGGTCGGTGACCAGGTAGCGCGAGGAAAAATCCTGGTACTGCGGATCGTAAAAGACGCGGCGGTCTCCCGGCAAGTCGATTTCCAGCCAGCGGTGCGGCACCGGTTCGATCACGGCGTCGTTCTCGCGCAGGTAGAATCCGTTGATCGGACGGCTGGCGATGCCCACGCAGGCCAGCAGCGTCTGGGCGACGTTGGCATAACCGATGCAATGGGCCCGGCGATTGAGCAGCACCGCCACCGTGTCCTGCGGCAGGTCGGCCTCGGCATAGGTGATGGAATTCGTCAAATAAATGGAGATGTTCTGCAAATAATCGCCGATGGAGATGGCGTTCCGGCGCACTTGTTCGAAAACCGTTCTGACCAGCGGGTCCTGGCCGGCCAGGTAGCGTTCATCGCCGGCGATGGCATGGTTCAGGTTTTTGAAATTCAGGCTCTGGCTCTTGATCTTGACGGTCAAGCCGTCGCCGTCGTTGCGGATCTCCTGCTTGAAATTGTAGTTGCGGTAATTGCTGAAGATCTCGGGCGTCCGGCAGGCGACGAAAACCTCCAGATTGCTCTCCTGGCGCAGCGGCATCCAGATGTAGAGCAGCAGCAGCAGCATGTTCATGGGATGATCTTGTCCAGGATGGCGTTGATCAGCTTGTACGAGTCGGAATCGCTGTATTTCTTGGCGATGCGGATGACATCATCGATGATGATCGGCTTCTCCGCGTTGAAGGTCGCTTCGGCGATGCCCATGCGCATCAGGTTGCGGTCGATGGGCGCCAGCCGGTTCAGCTTCCAATCGATCAGGTTGGCCGAAATCTTGGCGTCGATTTCCGCCTTGTCGTCCAGGACGATCTGCACCATGCGGCCGATAAACTCCTCTTCGTCGGGGTTGACCCGTTTGAAGGTGGCGAAATATTCCTCGATCAGCGGCCCCGCTTCGGCCGCCTCGCATTTGCGTACGTCAATCTGGTACAGGATTTTTAGAATGATTTCCCGGCTGTACTTGATGCGGAACATCAGATCTTGGCATCGGCGAATAGGTTGAGCAGTTCGATGGCCGATTGCGCGGCCTGGAAGCCCTTGTTGCCCATCTTGTTTCCCGCCCGTTCGATGGCCTGGTCGGTGTTGTCGGCGGTGATGATGCCGTAGGTCACCGGCTGGGCGAAGTCCAGGTTGAGCTGGGCGATGCCTTTGCTCACCTCGGAAGCGATGAAATCGAAATGGGGGGTTTCGCCGCGGATGATGGCCGCCAGGCAGATCACGGCCTGGTATTTTTTCTTTAGCAGCAGCCGCTTGGCCACCAGCGGGATCTCGAAGGCCCCGGGCACGCGGACCACCTCGATCTCCCCTTCCTTGGCGCCGCTGCGCATCAGAGCATCCTTGGCTCCGTCCAGCAGCTGTTCGGTGATGAAATTATTGAAGCGGGAAACGATGATCGCGTAGGTGAAACCCTTGGAAACGAGCTGTCCCTGGAATTCTTTCATTTTCTTCTCCATAGGAAGAAAATATCCTAAATAGGCCCTTATGTCAAGCTCCAGCGCGGTCCTGCGCGGCCCCTGCCGCTATTTCCAAACCTGAGGCCCGA
This region includes:
- a CDS encoding transglutaminase-like domain-containing protein translates to MNMLLLLLYIWMPLRQESNLEVFVACRTPEIFSNYRNYNFKQEIRNDGDGLTVKIKSQSLNFKNLNHAIAGDERYLAGQDPLVRTVFEQVRRNAISIGDYLQNISIYLTNSITYAEADLPQDTVAVLLNRRAHCIGYANVAQTLLACVGIASRPINGFYLRENDAVIEPVPHRWLEIDLPGDRRVFYDPQYQDFSSRYLVTDQSVVFNRVERFLGVVVRKNKKIMDE
- the nusB gene encoding transcription antitermination factor NusB codes for the protein MFRIKYSREIILKILYQIDVRKCEAAEAGPLIEEYFATFKRVNPDEEEFIGRMVQIVLDDKAEIDAKISANLIDWKLNRLAPIDRNLMRMGIAEATFNAEKPIIIDDVIRIAKKYSDSDSYKLINAILDKIIP
- the ribH gene encoding 6,7-dimethyl-8-ribityllumazine synthase, whose protein sequence is MKEFQGQLVSKGFTYAIIVSRFNNFITEQLLDGAKDALMRSGAKEGEIEVVRVPGAFEIPLVAKRLLLKKKYQAVICLAAIIRGETPHFDFIASEVSKGIAQLNLDFAQPVTYGIITADNTDQAIERAGNKMGNKGFQAAQSAIELLNLFADAKI